One Saccharomyces eubayanus strain FM1318 chromosome XVI, whole genome shotgun sequence DNA segment encodes these proteins:
- the MEP3 gene encoding ammonium permease MEP3 has product MARQDGHLWTETYDSSTVAFMILGAALVFFMVPGLGFLYSGLARRKSALALIWVVIMATLVGILQWYFWGYSLAFSKTAPNNKFIGNLDSFGFRNVYGKISDDSTYPELIYAVFQMMFMCVALSIIAGATAERGKLFPHMVFLFVFATLVYCPITYWVWAPGGWAFQWGVLDWAGGGNIEILSAVAGFIYSYFLGRRKENLLINFRPHNVSMVTLGTCILWFGWLLFNAASSLSPNMRSVYAFFNTNISATTGGMTWCLLDYRSEKKWSTVGLCSGIICGLVAATPSSGCITLYGSLIQGIVAGVVCNFATKIKYYLKVDDSLDLLAEHGIAGIVGLIFNALFAADWVIGMDGTTEHRGGWLTHNWKQMYIQIAYIAAVAGYCTVVTALICFVLGKIPGMNLRVTEEAEALGLDEDQIGEFAYDYVEVRRDYYQWGVDTDALHTTCNGGKAAPETNSTEDSQNSSLSSATVSGQNEKTNHLKPQHSKEA; this is encoded by the coding sequence ATGGCTCGTCAAGACGGACATTTATGGACAGAAACATATGATAGTTCCACGGTTGCTTTCATGATTTTAGGGGCAGCCCTGGTCTTCTTCATGGTGCCAGGGTTaggttttctttattcCGGTTtggcaagaagaaaatccgCCCTGGCTTTGATTTGGGTGGTGATAATGGCTACCTTGGTGGGTATATTACAATGGTATTTTTGGGGCTACTCACTAGCGTTCTCCAAGACTGCaccaaataataaatttatCGGGAATTTGGATTCTTTCGGGTTTAGAAACGTTTATGGTAAAATCTCAGATGACTCTACATATCCAGAATTGATTTATGCAGTTTTCCAGATGATGTTCATGTGTGTGGCATTGAGTATTATAGCCGGTGCCACTGCGGAAAGAGGTAAGCTTTTCCCACATATGGTTTTcctctttgtttttgccACTTTGGTTTATTGCCCTATCACTTATTGGGTTTGGGCTCCCGGTGGGTGGGCCTTCCAATGGGGGGTTTTAGATTGGGCTGGTGGTGGAAATATTGAGATTTTGAGCGCCGTGGCCGGTTTCATTTATTCCTATTTCTtaggaagaagaaaagaaaatctctTAATCAATTTTAGACCACATAACGTCTCCATGGTTACTTTGGGTACTTGTATTCTCTGGTTCGGTTGGTTGCTTTTCAATGCAGCAAGCTCATTGTCGCCAAATATGAGATCTGTCTATGCCTTTTTCAACACAAATATTAGCGCGACCACAGGTGGAATGACATGGTGTCTATTAGATTATCgttcagaaaaaaaatggtctACTGTCGGGCTGTGTTCAGGTATTATTTGCGGTTTGGTTGCGGCCACTCCAAGCTCCGGCTGTATCACTCTCTATGGCTCCTTGATTCAAGGTATAGTGGCCGGCGTTGTCTGTAATTTCGCCACGAAAATAAAGTATTATCTGAAAGTAGACGATTCCCTGGATTTACTGGCAGAGCATGGTATTGCCGGTATAGTGGGTCTGATTTTCAATGCGCTATTTGCGGCTGATTGGGTTATTGGGATGGACGGTACCACCGAGCATAGAGGTGGCTGGTTAACTCATAACTGGAAACAAATGTACATCCAAATCGCATACATCGCTGCTGTGGCCGGATATTGTACTGTTGTTACAGCGTTGATCTGCTTTGTGCTAGGTAAAATCCCTGGTATGAACCTAAGAGTCACGGAGGAAGCTGAAGCTTTGGGTTTGGACGAAGATCAAATCGGCGAGTTCGCTTACGATTACGTGGAAGTTAGAAGGGATTACTATCAATGGGGCGTGGACACTGATGCCCTCCATACCACTTGTAATGGCGGAAAAGCTGCGCCTGAGACAAATTCTACTGAAGACAGTCAAAACTCTTCACTATCTTCAGCCACCGTAAGTGgccaaaatgaaaaaactaaCCATCTTAAACCACAGCACTCAAAAGAAGCATAG
- the LOA1 gene encoding lysophosphatidic acid acyltransferase LOA1: protein MEKYTTWRDNGTGIAPFLPNTVRKPSSMATACSMVILAVKAVVALPLILIYSFTKQNVLLGLILKLVFSWKEEVSVQGIKKRDVEKSKHYPQKGNLYICNCTSPLEALSAVLLAQGPVSLLVPSNDIVYKVSVKEFFDFILAGGLDIKLYGHEVAGLDQLSNTVNFMFAEGTSCNGKSVLPFSISGRKLKEFIDPSLATMTLAMAKDKKFELQTIQIKTNKTAITTLPISNTEYLSRLLNKGVHVKCKINEPQVISNDLEELRIALNGGDKFKLVSRKLDVESKRKFVKEFTTDQRKKRN, encoded by the coding sequence atggaaaaatataCCACTTGGAGAGATAATGGTACTGGGATAGCTCCGTTTTTACCAAACACAGTCAGGAAGCCCAGTTCGATGGCGACAGCGTGTTCAATGGTCATACTGGCAGTGAAAGCTGTTGTTGCGCTACCATTGATTCTAATATATAGCTTTACCAAGCAGAATGTGCTGCTCGGTCTAATATTGAAGCTCGTATTCAGTTGGAAGGAAGAAGTAAGTGTACAGGGCATCAAGAAACGTGATGTGGAAAAATCCAAACACTACCCACAGAAGGGAAACCTTTATATTTGCAATTGTACTTCACCTTTGGAAGCCCTGTCAGCAGTGCTGTTAGCGCAGGGACCCGTGTCGTTGTTGGTACCATCCAACGATATCGTATACAAAGTTTCTGTGAAGgaattctttgatttcatccTAGCAGGTGGGTTAGATATCAAGCTTTACGGCCACGAAGTCGCCGGACTAGACCAATTGAGCAACACTGTAAATTTCATGTTCGCCGAGGGGACCTCGTGTAATGGTAAGAGTGTTTTACCTTTTAGCATAAGCGGGagaaaattaaaggaattcattgatccttCACTGGCCACAATGACCCTTGCGATGGccaaagataaaaaatttgagcTGCAGACCATCCAGATCAAGACCAACAAAACTGCCATAACAACCTTGCCCATCTCAAACACAGAATATTTGTCAAGGCTGCTGAACAAAGGAGTTCATGTGAAATGCAAGATCAATGAGCCGCAAGTAATTTCGAACGATTTAGAAGAGCTGCGTATCGCGCTAAATGGTGGcgacaaattcaaattaGTGTCACGCAAACTGGACGTAGAATCCAAAAGGAAGTTTGTGAAGGAATTTACCACTGACCAGCgcaagaagagaaactaA
- the TAZ1 gene encoding lysophosphatidylcholine acyltransferase, which yields MSFKDVLDRGDEFLEAYPRRNPFWRFMSYSTSLLTFGVSKLLIFTCYKVKLNNYEKLESVLERSKNENRGLMTVMNHMSMVDDPLVWATLPYSLFTSLDNIRWCLGAHNVCFQNKFLANYFSLGQVLSTERFGVGPFQGSIDASIRLLSPDDTLDLQRSSHSESSVSSRKMQETYTPPIIRSKPSWVHVYPEGFVLQLYPPFENSMRYFKWGITRMILEATKPPIVVPIFATGFEKIASEAAKDSMLKQILPRNFGTELNVTIGDPLDDDLIDRYRNEWKHLVEKHYDPKNPNDLSDELKYGEEAQDLRSRLAAELRCHVAEIRNDIRKLPREDPRFKSPSWWKRFNTTEGKSDPDVKVIGENWAIRRLQKFLPSKDDPNCKDD from the coding sequence ATGTCCTTTAAAGATGTTTTAGATAGAGGGGATGAATTTTTAGAAGCATATCCCAGAAGAAACCCCTTTTGGAGGTTCATGTCATATAGCACATCGTTGTTAACCTTCGGCGTCTCAAAACTGCTTATATTTACATGCTACAAAGTCAAATTGAACAATTATGAAAAGCTAGAATCTGTTTTGGAACGCTCCAAGAATGAAAACAGAGGTCTTATGACAGTGATGAATCATATGAGTATGGTTGATGATCCGTTGGTTTGGGCAACACTGCCGTATAGTCTATTTACTTCGTTAGATAATATAAGATGGTGTTTAGGCGCACACAACGTTTGTTTCCAGAATAAGTTTTTGGCcaattatttttcactggGCCAGGTACTGTCTACAGAAAGGTTCGGGGTGGGACCGTTTCAAGGATCTATAGACGCCTCGATAAGATTGTTAAGTCCTGATGACACTTTAGACTTACAAAGGTCTTCTCATTCGGAGAGTTCTGTTTCGTCTCGAAAAATGCAGGAAACCTACACTCCACCCATTATAAGGTCAAAGCCATCTTGGGTTCATGTTTACCCAGAAGGATTTGTTTTGCAATTATATCCGCCTTTTGAGAACTCAATGAGGTATTTCAAATGGGGTATCACAAGGATGATTTTAGAAGCAACGAAACCACCCATTGTGGTACCTATATTCGCAACAgggtttgaaaaaatagcTTCCGAAGCAGCTAAAGATTCAATGCTAAAGCAAATCCTGCCGAGGAATTTTGGAACTGAACTGAACGTAACAATTGGAGATCCGTTGGATGACGATTTGATTGACCGATATAGGAACGAGTGGAAGCATTTGGTCGAAAAGCATTACGATCCCAAAAATCCAAACGATCTCTCTGACGAATTGAAATATGGCGAAGAAGCGCAAGATTTAAGAAGTAGATTAGCCGCTGAGCTAAGATGCCATGTTGCTGAAATTAGAAATGATATTCGCAAATTGCCACGTGAAGACCCAAGATTCAAATCTCCTTCATGGTGGAAACGATTTAATACAACGGAAGGGAAATCAGATCCAGATGTTAAAGTAATCGGTGAAAACTGGGCCATAAGGAGATTGCAAAAGTTTTTGCCCTCAAAAGATGATCCCAATTGCAAAGACGATTAG
- the KAR3 gene encoding Kar3p yields MDSLPRTPTKARPTQQLSTPSPKNDILSMRGYKRRNTTTPPPLYALSKPQQADVHRHSLAGQSRISMSPNRDLLKNYKGTANLVYGNQKSNSGVTSFYKENVNELNKTQAILFEKKATLDLLKDELAETRERINGVNLKFETLREEKIKIEQQLNLKNNELISIKEEFLSKKQFMNEGHEIHLKQLAASNKKDLKKMEHDYKTKIEKLKFMKIKQFENERATLLDNIEEIRNKITLNPSTLQEMLNESEQKQGLEKEEWLTEYQTQWKNSIELNNKHMKDIDNIKKEIENVLRPKLLEKKRLLTEKHKEYETLKLKVEEKKEETTKLRNEVASKEKANRETLEKIRELEEYIKDTELGMKELNEILIKEETVRRTLHNELQELRGNIRVYCRIRPPLESLENLDTSLINVNDFDDNRGVQSMEVTKIQNTPQVHEFKFDKIFDQRNTNEDVFKEVGQLVQSSLDGYNVCIFAYGQTGSGKTFTMLNPGDGIIPSTISHIFNWINRLKTKGWDYEVNCEFIEIYNENIVDLLRNENNKDDTSNNLKHEIRHDQETKTTTITNVTSCKLESEEMVDRVLKRANKLRSTASTASNEHSSRSHSIFIIHLTGLNAKTGAQSYGTLNLVDLAGSERINISQVVGDRLRETQNINKSLSCLGDVIHALGQPDSAKRHIPFRNSKLTYLLQYSLTGDSKTLMFVNISPSSSHINETLNSLRFASKVNSTRMVSRKSDK; encoded by the coding sequence ATGGATTCACTTCCACGTACGCCCACGAAAGCCAGACCCACACAGCAACTTTCTACACCATCtccaaaaaatgatattttGTCTATGAGAGGTtacaagagaagaaatacAACCACACCACCTCCACTATACGCTCTTTCGAAACCGCAGCAGGCAGATGTTCATAGACACTCGTTGGCTGGCCAGAGCCGCATATCCATGTCCCCGAATCGtgatcttttgaaaaattataaagGCACAGCAAATTTAGTTTACGGAAATCAGAAAAGTAATTCTGGTGTGACTTCATTTTACAAGGAAAATGTCAATGAGTTGAACAAAACACAAGCAATTTTATTCGAAAAAAAGGCTACGTTAGATTTATTGAAAGATGAGCTAGCAGAAACGAGGGAAAGAATTAACGGGGTTAACCTCAAGTTCGAGACTCTTcgtgaagaaaagataaaaattgaacaacaactgaatttgaaaaacaatgaaCTTATATCTATCAAAGAGGAATTTTTGTCAAAAAAACAGTTTATGAATGAAGGACATGAAATACATTTGAAACAGCTAGCAGCGTCAAATAAAAAggatttgaagaagatggaaCACGACTACAAGACtaagattgaaaaattgaagttTATGAAGATTAAACAATTTGAGAATGAAAGAGCTACACTACTAGACAATATAGAAGAGATCCGAAATAAAATCACCTTGAATCCTTCCACGTTACAAGAAATGCTGAACGAGTCTGAACAAAAACAAGGACTggagaaagaagaatggcTTACAGAGTACCAAACACAATGGAAAAATAGTATAGAACTGAATAATAAACATATGAAAGATATTGACAACattaaaaaggaaatcgaAAATGTTTTAAGACCTAAACtgttagaaaaaaagaggctCTTAACAGAGAAGCACAAAGAGTATGAAACACTCAAACTGaaagttgaagaaaagaaagaagaaactacaAAGCTAAGGAATGAAGTGgcttcaaaagaaaaggctaACCGGGAAActttagaaaaaatcagggaacttgaagaatatataaagGACACCGAGCTAGGAATGAAAGAGTTAAATGAAATTCTAATCAAAGAGGAAACAGTTAGACGTACATTACACAATGAATTACAAGAACTAAGAGGAAATATACGAGTTTATTGTAGAATTCGTCCACCTTTAGagtctttggaaaacttgGATACTAGTCTAATAAACGTCAACGACTTTGATGACAATCGCGGTGTCCAGTCTATGGAAGTTAcgaaaattcaaaatacCCCACAAGTGCATGAATTCAAGtttgataaaatctttGACCAACGTAATACAAACGAAGATGTCTTTAAAGAGGTTGGACAATTAGTGCAGAGTTCATTGGACGGTTATAACGTTTGTATTTTTGCATATGGCCAAACAGGGTCCGGGAAAACTTTCACGATGTTAAATCCCGGGGACGGTATTATTCCTTCCACAATATCCCATATATTCAACTGGATTAACAGATTGAAGACAAAAGGTTGGGATTATGAAGTTAACTGCgaatttattgaaatctataatgaaaacattgTAGATCTGTTGAGGAATGAAAATAACAAGGATGACACAAGTAACAATCTGAAGCACGAAATACGACACGATCAAGAAACCAAGACTACCACTATAACAAATGTCACGAGTTGTAAGCTTGAATCGGAAGAAATGGTTGATAgggttttgaaaagggcAAACAAGTTAAGGTCTACAGCGAGTACTGCATCGAACGAGCATTCTTCTCGTTCGCACagtatttttataattCATTTGACAGGGTTGAATGCAAAAACGGGAGCGCAATCTTATGGTACATTGAACCTCGTTGATTTGGCTGGTTCGGAGAGAATAAATATTTCTCAAGTCGTGGGAGATCGTTTGAGAGAAActcaaaatatcaacaaGTCACTGAGTTGTTTAGGTGATGTTATTCATGCGCTAGGTCAACCTGATAGTGCTAAGAGACATATACCCTTTAGAAACTCAAAATTGACGTACCTACTACAGTATTCATTAACTGGGGACTCGAAAACTCTGATGTTTGTTAACATCTCGCCAAGTTCTTCGCACATTAATGAAACGTTAAATTCTTTAAGATTTGCCTCCAAAGTTAATTCAACCAGAATGGTCAGTAGAAAATCAGATAAATGA
- the RRP15 gene encoding rRNA-processing protein RRP15, with amino-acid sequence MGPKNTVKATQKKRTRRDAEDGHKKNKVELKKNLEKEAASEEEEEASEQDNSDDESSGDDNEDGAEVEEDEDFPRKRKSKKSKHDDGSADFSTAVNAILSSHLKAYDRKDPIMARNKKVLKQTETEKLEYKAKKEMLAEKKKLLGKARKRDIIPITAGEGKSENIRKVLEKETTLRKIAQKGAVKLFNAILATQVKTEKEVTENLSGIKNKEEKRELITEVSKEKFLDLVKAAAVNDNE; translated from the coding sequence ATGGGACCTAAGAATACAGTAAAAGCTACacagaaaaagagaactaGAAGAGACGCAGAGGATGggcacaaaaaaaataaggtagagttgaaaaaaaacctgGAAAAAGAGGCTGCAtcggaagaagaagaggaagcaaGTGAACAAGACAATTCGGATGACGAATCATCTGGAGATGACAATGAGGACGGCGCTgaagtagaagaagatgaagatttcccaagaaaaaggaaatcgaAGAAAAGTAAGCATGACGATGGTTCTGCTGACTTCTCTACTGCCGTCAATGCTATTCTGTCATCGCACTTGAAGGCATATGACAGAAAGGACCCTATTATGGccagaaataaaaaagtgCTGAAACAAACTGAAACAGAAAAGCTAGAATACAAGgccaaaaaggaaatgctagcagaaaaaaagaagctgTTAGGAAAAGCTAGAAAACGGGATATTATTCCCATTACGGCGGGAGAAGGAAAATCTGAAAATATCAGAAAAgtacttgaaaaagaaacaacgCTTAGAAAGATTGCCCAGAAGGGTGCCGTGAAATTATTCAATGCCATTCTAGCCACTCAAgtaaaaacagaaaaggaagTCACTGAGAACTTGAGTGGaataaagaataaagaagaaaaaagagaactaATCACTGAAGTTtctaaagaaaagtttttggatttggttAAAGCCGCCGCAGTAAACGACAATGAATAG
- the NOC4 gene encoding ribosome biosynthesis protein NOC4 yields MPLLISEIKDIAKKLTTATDRKQYNSIIKLVNELVIPEDVSQLKDEETERNLRFLIMSLFQIFKKLFSRSDLTLPSSKKATLEKEQFVKWCRKVYEAFKAKLLSIISDIPFETSLGLDSLDVYLQLMDLESTHFASKKDAPFFPNKTFRKLIIALWSSNMGELESARSSGASENVIIIEFTEKYYKKFADIQYYFQSEFNQLLEDPAYQELLLKNVGKWLTLANHDEHCSSANVDLEVFVPNPPQAIENDSKYKSNFEKNWLSLLNGQLSLQQYKTILLILHKRIIPHFHTPTKLMDFLTDSYNLQNSNNNAGVIPILALNGLFELMRRFNLEYPNFYKKLYQIINSDLMHVKYRARFFRLMDIFLSSTHLSAHLVASFMKRLARLTLESPPSAIVSVIPFIYNLIRKHPNCMIMLHNPAFISDPFQTPEQVAHLKNLKDSYVDPFNVTESDPELTHALDSSLWELASLMEHYHPNVATLAKVFSQPFKKLSYNMEDFLDWSYDSLLSAESSRRLKTLPTLEFETFGSVFDNEEGDEESSSQDNVYLPGVAW; encoded by the coding sequence ATGCCACTGCTAATAtcagaaatcaaagatatTGCCAAGAAGCTGACTACTGCCACCGACAGAAAGCAGTATAACTCTATTATTAAGCTCGTCAATGAACTTGTCATTCCAGAGGATGTCTCCCAAttgaaagatgaagagaCGGAAAGAAATTTGAGGTTCTTGATCATGTCGCTGTTCcaaatattcaagaagttGTTTTCTCGTAGCGATTTGACTTTACCTTCGTCCAAAAAGGCCACTTTAGAGAAAGAACAATTTGTTAAGTGGTGCAGAAAGGTTTATGAAGCGTTCAAGGCGAAATTATTGAGCATCATTTCAGATATACCATTTGAGACCTCTCTTGGTTTGGATTCTCTCGATGTCTATTTGCAACTAATGGATCTGGAATCTACACATTTTGCATCTAAAAAAGACGCTCCATTTTTCCCTAATAAAACATTCAGGAAATTGATTATTGCCCTATGGTCCTCGAACATGGGCGAACTAGAGAGTGCCAGGAGCTCTGGTGCGTCTGAAAACGTAATCATAATAGAGTTCACCGAAAAATACTATAAGAAATTCGCGGACATCCAATACTATTTCCAATCAGAATTCAACCAGCTCTTAGAAGATCCGGCTTACCAGGAGCTACTTCTTAAAAACGTCGGCAAATGGTTGACACTGGCGAACCATGATGAACATTGTTCCAGTGCGAATGTAGATTTGGAGGTGTTCGTACCAAACCCACCGCAAGCCATTGAGAATGACTCTAAGTACAAGTCgaactttgaaaaaaactggcTCTCTTTACTGAACGGTCAATTATCTCTTCAACAGTACAAAACTATTTTGTTGATCCTACATAAGAGAATAATACCCCATTTCCACACCCCAACTAAACTGATGGATTTCCTTACTGACTCCTACAATTTACAAAACTCCAATAACAATGCCGGTGTTATCCCCATCTTGGCCTTGAATGGTCTTTTCGAGCTAATGAGAAGGTTTAACTTGGAGTACCCAAATTTCTACAAGAAACTTTATCAAATCATAAATTCAGATCTAATGCATGTCAAATATAGAGCAAGATTCTTCAGATTAATGGacattttcttgtcttcaaCGCATCTATCAGCTCATTTGGTCGCTTCCTTCATGAAGAGATTGGCGAGACTCACACTGGAATCCCCACCATCGGCAATTGTGTCCGTGATTCCCTTTATTTACAACCTAATCAGAAAACACCCCAACTGTATGATAATGTTGCACAATCCAGCTTTCATTTCCGATCCATTCCAGACCCCTGAGCAAGTCGcccatttgaagaatttgaaagacaGTTACGTGGATCCATTCAATGTAACTGAATCCGATCCGGAACTGACACATGCGCTTGATTCCTCTCTGTGGGAGCTAGCATCATTGATGGAACATTATCATCCAAATGTCGCCACCTTGGCCAAGGTCTTTTCTCAACCATTTAAAAAGCTKAGTTACAACATGGAAGATTTCTTGGATTGGAGTTACGATTCATTACTCAGTGCGGAATCATCAAGAAGATTGAAAACTCTTCCTACTTTAGAATTTGAGACGTTTGGAAGTGTATtcgataatgaagaaggtgatgaagaatcATCATCACAAGATAACGTTTACTTGCCTGGGGTAGCATGGTGA
- the ASN1 gene encoding asparagine synthase (glutamine-hydrolyzing) 1, whose translation MCGIFAAFKHEDVHRYKPKALQLSKRIRHRGPDWSGNAVKNSTIFVHERLAIVGLDSGAQPITSPDENYMLCVNGEIYNHIQLREECPDYQFKTLSDCEPIIPMYLKHDIDAPKYLDGMFAWTLYDAKQDRIVAARDPIGITTLYMGRSSASPKTVYFASELKCLTDDCDTITAFPPGHVYDSKTDKITRYFTPDWLDEKRIPSTPIDYLAIRHSLEKAVRKRLMAEVPFGVLLSGGLDSSLIAAIAARETAKATNDVEPSTYDNKARHLAGVDDEGNLHTAGWTSLHSFAIGLPNAPDLQAARKVAKFIGSTHHEHTFTLQEGLDALDDVIYHLETYDVTTIRASTPMFLLSRKIKAQGVKMVLSGEGSDEIFGGYLYFAQAPSAAEFHTESVQRVKNLHLADCLRANKSTMAWGLEARVPFLDREFLQLCMNIDPSEKMIRPKEGRIEKYILRKAFDTTDEPETKPYLPEEILWRQKEQFSDGVGYSWIDSLKDTAEAVISDEMFANPKAEWGTDIPTTKEAYWYRLKFDGLFPQKTVADTVMRWVPKADWGCAEDPSGRYAQIHEKHID comes from the coding sequence ATGTGTGGTATTTTTGCTGCTTTCAAGCACGAAGACGTGCACAGATACAAACCAAAGGCTCTACAACTATCAAAGAGAATTAGACACCGTGGTCCAGATTGGTCCGGCAATGCGGTCAAGAACTCCACTATTTTCGTTCATGAAAGACTTGCCATTGTTGGTTTAGACTCTGGTGCTCAACCAATCACCTCTCCAGATGAAAACTACATGCTATGTGTTAACGGTGAAATTTACAACCACATTCAGCTAAGAGAAGAATGTCCAGACTACCAGTTCAAGACGCTAAGTGACTGTGAACCCATCATCCCAATGTACTTGAAGCATGACATCGATGCTCCTAAGTACTTGGACGGTATGTTCGCTTGGACTCTATACGATGCCAAGCAAGATCGTATCGTAGCAGCCAGAGACCCAATCGGTATCACCACTTTATACATGGGCCGCTCTTCTGCTTCCCCAAAGACCGTTTATTTTGCATCTGAACTAAAATGTCTCACCGACGATTGTGACACCATCACTGCATTCCCACCGGGCCATGTATATGACTCTAAGACCGACAAGATCACACGTTACTTCACCCCAGACTGGTTAGATGAAAAACGTATTCCATCCACACCAATAGACTACTTGGCTATCAGACACTCATTGGAAAAAGCTGTTAGAAAGAGATTAATGGCTGAAGTTCCATTCGGTGTTCTTTTGTCAGGTGGGTTAGATTCCTCTTTGATCGCCGCCATCGCTGCCCGTGAAACCGCTAAGGCCACCAACGATGTGGAACCATCCACCTACGATAACAAGGCCAGACACCTAGCAGGTGTCGACGACGAAGGTAACCTACACACAGCTGGCTGGACAAGTCTCCATTCCTTTGCCATCGGTTTGCCAAACGCTCCAGATTTGCAAGCTGCCAGAAAGGTCGCCAAGTTTATCGGCTCTACCCATCACGAACACACTTTCACACTGCAAGAAGGTTTAGACGCTTTGGACGATGTCATCTACCATTTGGAAACCTACGATGTCACCACCATCAGAGCATCCACTCCAATGTTCTTGCTATCCAGAAAGATCAAGGCTCAAGGTGTCAAGATGGTTCTTTCCGGTGAAGGTTCAGACGAAATTTTCGGTGGTTATCTATATTTCGCGCAAGCTCCTTCTGCCGCGGAATTCCATACCGAATCTGTGCAGCGTGTTAAGAACTTACACTTGGCTGATTGTTTGAGAGCTAACAAGTCTACTATGGCTTGGGGTCTAGAGGCCCGTGTTCCATTCTTGGACAGAGAATTCTTGCAATTGTGCATGAACATCGACCCAAGTGAGAAAATGATCAGACCAAAAGAAGGCCGGATTGAGAAGTACATTTTAAGAAAGGCCTTCGATACCACAGACGAACCTGAAACTAAGCCATACTTGCCAGAAGAAATCTTATGGAGACAAAAGGAACAATTTTCCGATGGTGTTGGTTACTCCTGGATTGACAGTCTAAAGGATACTGCCGAAGCTGTCATTTCCGATGAAATGTTCGCCAATCCTAAGGCTGAATGGGGCACCGACATCCCAACCACTAAGGAAGCTTACTGGTACAGATTGAAGTTTGACGGCTTGTTTCCTCAAAAGACTGTCGCTGACACCGTCATGAGATGGGTTCCAAAGGCTGATTGGGGTTGTGCTGAAGATCCTTCTGGTAGATACGCTCAAATTCATGAAAAACACATTGATTAA